In the Populus trichocarpa isolate Nisqually-1 chromosome 1, P.trichocarpa_v4.1, whole genome shotgun sequence genome, one interval contains:
- the LOC18095365 gene encoding 40S ribosomal protein S8 — protein MGISRDSMHKRRATGGKKKAWRKKRKYELGRQPASTKLSSNKTVRRIRVRGGNVKWRALRLDTGNYSWGSEAVTRKTRILDVVYNASNNELVRTQTLVKSAIVQVDAAPFKQWYLQHYGIDIGRKKKTTAAKKEGEEGEAVTEEVKKSNHVLRKLEKRQQIRKLDPHIEEQFGSGRLLASISSRPGQCGRADGYILEGKELEFYLKKIQRKKGKGAGA, from the exons ATGG GGATTTCTCGTGATTCTATGCACAAGAGACGTGCTACTGGTGGCAAAAAGAAAGCTTGGAGGAAAAAGAGAAA GTATGAACTCGGAAGGCAACCTGCAAGCACTAAATTGTCAAGCAACAAGACAGTCAGGAGGATTAGGGTTCGAGGAGGAAATGTAAAGTGGCGTGCTCTGAGGCTTGATACTGGAAACTACTCATGGGGCAGTGAGGCTGTGACCCGAAAGACCAGAATTCTTGATGTGGTGTACAATGCATCTAACAATGAACTGGTTCGTACTCAGACTTTGGTGAAGAGTGCCATTGTTCAGGTTGATGCTGCGCCTTTCAAGCAGTGGTATCTCCAGCACTATGGTATTGACATTGGCCGGAAGAAGAAAACCACAGCTGCAAAGAAGGAAGGAGAG gAAGGTGAAGCTGTTACTGAGGAGGTCAAGAAGAGCAACCATGTACTGAGAAAGTTGGAAAAGAGACAACAGATTCGCAAGCTTGACCCACATATTGAAGAGCAATTTGGCAGTGGCCGTTTATTAGCTAGTATTTCATCACGTCCTGGTCAGTGTGGCCGTGCTGATGG GTATATCTTGGAGGGCAAAGAGTTGGAGTTCTACTTGAAGAAGATACAGAGGAAGAAGGGCAAGGGAGCTGGTgcataa